The genomic window gtggcacagttaagtatctgactttcggtactggctcaggtcttgatctaagggtcatgagacagagccccgAGTCAGACTCtacactcagtacagagtctgcttaagactctttttccccctccctctgcccctcccctacatgctccctctctctctctaaaataaataaaaaagaaagctcagcAAGGTAGAagaatataagatcaatatacaaaaagcTATTGTACTTCTATATATAAGCAATGAACCATCTGAAAAtgcaatagagaaaataattgcattcACATTTAAGCACTTGCAATTTTTTTGATATAAATGATCTAATAATGAACATCTATGAATATGCACAGTAAGTTCTGTATTTCAGATTTCTGATTGCACAGATTCCTGAAACTCTCTACTTGCTTTCATGGTGACAGGTACCACACATGCAAGTGCAAAAGTGACAAGATTCAGAGAACAATGACTGTGTTTGAAGTATAACCAAAAATATAAGGTAACTTGGGAGTTCTACCAGTTAACAAAgtttattctaaataaattcaaTAGCAGTGAAGGCAACTCACCTGCACAGCATGAGACAAATCTGATACCAGACACTGACGGAGCCTCTCATCACTCCCAATTCCTTGAAGAACAAAGTCAGGCACATAAGAGGAGCAGTAGCCACCCAACAAGGACCTCCCAAAGTTGGCAATGTTGGGCTGAACAGCACTCACTTCAATTAACTTTGACCTGGAAAAAAAGTCCCAAAAGAATGCATACCCAATCagtaataaacatattttatcaataaaaaaatttttggactCTACTAGTCTATATTTCTAGTATCatcattttctgtaaaatatcCTCAGGGTACAATCATCCTTAAGTAAAAACTGGCCTAAGTAACCAATCAAACCATAAAACACTCCATCTTATCCAGAAAAGAGGGTGGATGAACAACTATGTAATATGAGTATAAATCTTTCATAACAGACGTTAagaatgggcagccccggtggctcagcggtttagcgccgccttcagcccaaggcctgatcctgaagacatcgggctccctgcatggagcctgcttctccctctgcctgtgtctctgcctctctctctctccctctcagtgtctctcatgaataaataaaatcttaaaaaaaaaaaaaaaaaagaatgctatcccttgtgtatgtattatattcttaatacaatcagaaaatgaaaaccatcATCCAAAACAAAGTagttaaatattaaattcatCACAAACCCAAAGCTTGGAATATAACATTTCTCATATGAATCTTGTACTTGACCTAGAGTATAtatatttcctgttttccttttagtcTTGGCCAAATTCACTTCTAACAGCCATTTCCCACCTTCTGCGTGATTACCTTTCTCTAGTTGTTGAGCTCAGCACAGGTCCATACCTGGGCGCAAATTCACTCCTAAATGACCTGAGAACTCCTAAGCAGTAAGGAATTTCCTACATACATACTTTTCTTTAATGCCTTCACAGAGCCTTTCTGGGGTGCCTATGGAGCttaacttttaagttttttttatcattaagagCACACAGTAATAGAAGAGAATCTGTCCAGGacaataatttcttctttcatattaGTTATCACCAACCTCCAGAGACCATCTAAACAGAAGAATGGTACATGTTTATACAGGGTCTATTAAAGTTAAAACTTCTACTTACCCAGGAAAAGGTATCTCATCCTCTTCTGCCCAATCTTCTTGCTCTCCTCCATAGTAACTGCTTACTTGTCTAGTCATATCATGACCTGTATCTTCACTTTCACTATCCCCAAGGGCACTATCTGAACTTTCATTTCTTGGAATGTCCCATTCAGTTCCTAcagcaatttttttctctgaactctCTTTATCCCCATGGGGGACAAGAATGGAGAGTGTATCTCTTTGGTCCTGCTGAGGAAAGCAGGTTTTACATGAATCCTGGTGAACTTTTTCTACACATTTACAAAATTCACTGTTCTGTTGGCTATTTTTTGTACACAATCCTTTTGAAAATTCTAACATACAGCAGTGTTCCTTAATGTCTGTACTTGTTTTAACTGCAATAATATCATCAATAGTCCTGGTTTCAATTGAatcatcattaaaatattcatcaaatAAGCTCATGCTTTCTGGATCTGAATGATTCCAACAGGGAAGTTCACAGGTCTCTCCAGAAACCATGTTTGGTATATCAGACTCTCCGGATTGGTCCTTAACAgttgtttgtttagtttcttgATGCTGCTGATCATTAGCCCCTCCTTCCTTCAGTGGTTTGGTGTGGTGCCTGGTAATCTGATCCACCACAGCCTGACTCCTGAGTTCAGTATCGGAGTCAGGTGACATAGAATCTCCAATCAGGAAGGTAACCTTTGTCTGTGATGCTTCACAAGAAAACGCAGCAGTCACAAGCTTATCTGGAGGTTTTTTTTCCACAACCATTCCTGTGGATCTCAACACTTTGCCTGTGTGATTACCTGAACTCAGCAATTCCTCACTATGCCATGTTTCCTCTGCTGGCTCTAAGCCTGATTTTGACAAGGCACATTTGTCTACTGGAGCAGATCCTGTGCAAACAACTGTCTCTAACTTAGTGTCAAGGCAAGTTCTTAATTTATCTCTGAACTGTTTAACATCAACAGCATTTTCATCTtggcagtcagagggagaaatcATTTGACACTCATCTGAAATTCCTAGCAGCTCCTTAGAGCTGTTTTGAatatcttctctctcttgttGTGAAACATTCTCTATATTTTGCCCAAGGAGTGGACGACTGCAATATTTACAGTTACAGTTAGGAGTCCTTGTTTCTTCTGggtctttaaaaagcaaactgcTTTTGTTTCTATGCATTGTGATAAGCACATACTCAGATTCTTCGATTTCACCTTTCTCTAAAGTTGTAGTAATTACTGTGCCTGGCATAACGATGGCTTCATCTTCTCCATTTTCTAAAAGATGAGTTTCTTGAAGTTCAGAGCatcttataaaataagtaagaaaataaagcagcCTCTGGACCATGTCTTGTCGTTTGCCAACCACCACAGTCCTCGCTAATCGTACAGGAGAACCAATAGCGCCATACAAGTCCCCTGCAATGGAAAAACAGTTAATGGACACATCCTCTCCTCATGTAGCCAAGCAGGCTATTTCAATGATCAGATACCTACTCTTATAGCAAGATTGCTAGTTCAGGTTTTACTCTTAGTTCTTTAATAGGTGATAGATATAATTCAGGAGGATAAGATGAGGACAATTCAGGAGGATAAGATCAGATAAATGGTGTTAACCAAAGAGAAAAGTGAATAGAGGGACTTTCTAGTTTCCTCTTTAAACAGCTCCTGTGGTTCTGAAATCTCAACCGGAGAGTCAATTGTGAAAGTCACATTGACCAAGAACATTCTCTGTGCCAGGCCTCATGCAGAGCACTTCACTGGGGCAGAAAAGTACTATCTAAAGGATTATGCTCAGAAGGATTCTatgcagagaagagaaagcataaTATCTATTGGGGGGCAAGGAGAGAAGGGGGTTATGGTAGAATGGAGCAGAACTGGAGTAGTCACATCACACACCTAACCTTTCTTGATGTGAATCACATCCCTAAAGCTTAACTGTTGTTGCCCTACCCAGGACCCCAAACTAGCTCccatgtttttaaaagtctatgtCCCCTTCTAATTCCTAGAGGATTGCGTACTTataaaaaaaccacaaaggaaaggaagagtgagATCTATcctaagaggaagagaaagggcaaCACATTCAGCCACATGATTCATTTTCACTTCTGTATCCACACCAGGTGCAAACAGCCATtacaaaaggggggggggggacctaaGAGTTATCAATGTAATTTCTGTATTTATGCTATAGCTTAaatcagatgaagaaacaggtgCCAAAGTACTCTTAAAATAGAGAATACATCAttaatttaaatctaatttttagtTAAATTGTCTGTATACATACTTTAAAGCATAACTCCTAcactttttaaaggaacaaacaTAAAAAGATCTCAGGTAAATATATGCTATAAACAGTATTATGACAATTCTTCTCTGATTAATACAATGGCTCTATTGCTATCATGCCACTGTTCAAAACTACTGCTAAGGTTCtcatgaattaacaaataaaCTGAACTGCTTTGGCATGGCAAGTGAGTCTTTCCTGACTGGTTCCACTTTATTTTTCCAGGTTTATCTTCTTATAATTACACTTTTTCACCATTATTTGCAAAAAGTCCCACATAAAGCAGACTACTTAAACTGGAACACTGAATCTACTCAGCACTTTTAACACCTAGGCACCTTTCCTCATGCTACATACTTGCCttctcctctcattctctgtcagtCCAAGTCTTCCGACTTAAGCATCCTCCCTTGAGAAAAAGTAAGCTTCCCTAActgaaatttcattaattttaccATTTCTCTTACAGTTCCTTTTTGAATTATCATTATTGTCCTCGTATTTATTACCATTAGTAataaactacctttttttttttaagatttttatttatttgagagagagaaagagagagagcatgcacagacGCATATGAGCAGGAAGgcaggggccgagggagagggaaaagcagattctgtgctaagcagggagcccaacaagaggctcaatcccaggactccaagatcatgacctgagccaaaggcagacacttaacctactgagccacccagtggctgGCTGTGTATGTGGGAGCAGTGGAACATGAACAGGCAGAGTGAGGAGAACAGGAAGGAGGGATTATAGAAGGgcatgaggaaacttttggaACTGATGAGAATGTTTACCACCTTGATTTTGGTGATGGTTTCAGAAGTATTTATGTTTTGACATTAATACTTACaaaattgtatactttatatatgtGTTTGCTATGTGTCAGTTACTCCTCGATTAAGTAGCAGAAAGTAaaggaaggatggagaaagaagagaaagagaaagggagggaagttACATGAATAAGCTACATGACAACCTGCCTGGCAAGCTCACTCATCAGCACAACCTAAGGGGAGTTTCTATCAAGTCATCAAAATGTTCTCTTTGGACTCCTCCTCCATGACCTAACAGCAATAGAGTAAGAGTAGGAATAATAGCAGTCACATttaccagacactgttctaagcactttacaagtattttctcatttaactgtCACAACTTTATGAGGTATGTACTATATATACAATTATCCCTAATTTATAAACAGACTGTGACCCATATGTGGTCTGCCTGACTTACATCCTAAACTTTTAAGCACCATGCTATAATGCCTTCTTAATGATTGTCAACTTATAAACTACCCCTTTCTCCTTGGTTACCCATTTATTTAATGGGGTCTCACACTAgggaaacattttccaaaattactCAACAAATAGAAGTGGCACACAGAAACCTCAATGACTGCTTCTCAGTTAACCAAATTTATTCTAGCTATCATAGGTAACTTTGATTCATTCTTTCTAGGCAAAGTACATAACATAAAACACCCTGAAGACTGATGTTATAAGAAAACCAGTCATGATCCTGCTTCTCTTGCTCTAATTCAAGTTCTGTAGCTATAAGAAATTGGTATTAGACTTAAGATGGAGATTTTACAATTCAGCAGACATGAAAAGGACAAGGAAAGAAGAAGTGCTTTAGAAtggagaaaggggcacctggatggttcactggtctgcctttggctcaggatgtgatcctggggtcctggaatcgagccctacatcaggctcccagcggggagtctgcttctccctctgcctatgtctctgcctttctctctgtgtctctcattaataaataaataaaatccttaaaaaaaatggaggaggcaaaacattttatttatgtttttgctaTAAAATAATCCGCATAGTTATAGAAAAGTCTAAGTGCCATGCATAATGTAAGGGTTTTCAGACTACATACCTAGTTGTGCCCAAAGTGGGTTATACGGATGAGTTTTTGCTAACATGTCCACACTCTGGGAGGaatgcttttctaaaaatatttttataggtgGCTGTCCATTTGGCATGACCGTTGGAACCCAGGCAAGATGA from Canis lupus familiaris isolate Mischka breed German Shepherd chromosome 11, alternate assembly UU_Cfam_GSD_1.0, whole genome shotgun sequence includes these protein-coding regions:
- the FNIP1 gene encoding folliculin-interacting protein 1 isoform X5, with translation MAPTLFQKLFSKRSGLGAPGRDARDPDCAFSWPLSEFDPSQIRLIVYQDCERRGRNVLFDSSVKRKSEDISVSKLCSDAQVKVFGKCCQLKPGGDSSSSLDSSMTSSSDVKDQCPKYQGSRCSSDANMLGEMMFGSVAMSYKGSTLKIHQIRSPPQLMLSKVFTARTGSSICGSLNTLQDSLEFINQDNSTLKADNNTVINGLLGNIGLSQFCSPRRAFSEQGPLRLIRSASFFAVHSNPMDMPGRDLNEDRDSGIARSASLSSLLITPFPSPNSSLTRSCASSYQRRWRRSQTTSLENGVFPRWSIEESFNLSDESCGPNPGIVRKKKIAIGVIFSLSKDEDENNKFNEFFFSHFPLFESHMNKLKSAIEQAMKMSRRSADASQRSLAYNRIVDALNEFRTTICNLYTMPRIGEPVWLTMMSGTPEKNQLCHRFMKEFTFLMENASKNQFLPALITAVLTNHLAWVPTVMPNGQPPIKIFLEKHSSQSVDMLAKTHPYNPLWAQLGDLYGAIGSPVRLARTVVVGKRQDMVQRLLYFLTYFIRCSELQETHLLENGEDEAIVMPGTVITTTLEKGEIEESEYVLITMHRNKSSLLFKDPEETRTPNCNCKYCSRPLLGQNIENVSQQEREDIQNSSKELLGISDECQMISPSDCQDENAVDVKQFRDKLRTCLDTKLETVVCTGSAPVDKCALSKSGLEPAEETWHSEELLSSGNHTGKVLRSTGMVVEKKPPDKLVTAAFSCEASQTKVTFLIGDSMSPDSDTELRSQAVVDQITRHHTKPLKEGGANDQQHQETKQTTVKDQSGESDIPNMVSGETCELPCWNHSDPESMSLFDEYFNDDSIETRTIDDIIAVKTSTDIKEHCCMLEFSKGLCTKNSQQNSEFCKCVEKVHQDSCKTCFPQQDQRDTLSILVPHGDKESSEKKIAVGTEWDIPRNESSDSALGDSESEDTGHDMTRQVSSYYGGEQEDWAEEDEIPFPGSKLIEVSAVQPNIANFGRSLLGGYCSSYVPDFVLQGIGSDERLRQCLVSDLSHAVQFCPPSA
- the FNIP1 gene encoding folliculin-interacting protein 1 isoform X3; this translates as MAPTLFQKLFSKRSGLGAPGRDARDPDCAFSWPLSEFDPSQIRLIVYQDCERRGRNVLFDSSVKRKSEDISVSKLCSDAQVKVFGKCCQLKPGGDSSSSLDSSMTSSSDVKDQCPKYQGSRCSSDANMLGEMMFGSVAMSYKGSTLKIHQIRSPPQLMLSKVFTARTGSSICGSLNTLQDSLEFINQDNSTLKADNNTVINGLLGNIVHSNPMDMPGRDLNEDRDSGIARSASLSSLLITPFPSPNSSLTRSCASSYQRRWRRSQTTSLENGVFPRWSIEESFNLSDESCGPNPGIVRKKKIAIGVIFSLSKDEDENNKFNEFFFSHFPLFESHMNKLKSAIEQAMKMSRRSADASQRSLAYNRIVDALNEFRTTICNLYTMPRIGEPVWLTMMSGTPEKNQLCHRFMKEFTFLMENASKNQFLPALITAVLTNHLAWVPTVMPNGQPPIKIFLEKHSSQSVDMLAKTHPYNPLWAQLGDLYGAIGSPVRLARTVVVGKRQDMVQRLLYFLTYFIRCSELQETHLLENGEDEAIVMPGTVITTTLEKGEIEESEYVLITMHRNKSSLLFKDPEETRTPNCNCKYCSRPLLGQNIENVSQQEREDIQNSSKELLGISDECQMISPSDCQDENAVDVKQFRDKLRTCLDTKLETVVCTGSAPVDKCALSKSGLEPAEETWHSEELLSSGNHTGKVLRSTGMVVEKKPPDKLVTAAFSCEASQTKVTFLIGDSMSPDSDTELRSQAVVDQITRHHTKPLKEGGANDQQHQETKQTTVKDQSGESDIPNMVSGETCELPCWNHSDPESMSLFDEYFNDDSIETRTIDDIIAVKTSTDIKEHCCMLEFSKGLCTKNSQQNSEFCKCVEKVHQDSCKTCFPQQDQRDTLSILVPHGDKESSEKKIAVGTEWDIPRNESSDSALGDSESEDTGHDMTRQVSSYYGGEQEDWAEEDEIPFPGSKLIEVSAVQPNIANFGRSLLGGYCSSYVPDFVLQGIGSDERLRQCLVSDLSHAVQHPVLDEPIAEAVCIIADMDKWTVQVASSQRRMTDNKLGKEVLVSSLVSNLLHSTLQLYKHNLSPNFCVMHLEDRLQELYFKSKMLSEYLRGQMRVHVKELGVVLGIESSDLPLLAAVASTHSPYVAQILL
- the FNIP1 gene encoding folliculin-interacting protein 1 isoform X2 — protein: MEWKCCWPLSEFDPSQIRLIVYQDCERRGRNVLFDSSVKRKSEDISVSKLCSDAQVKVFGKCCQLKPGGDSSSSLDSSMTSSSDVKDQCPKYQGSRCSSDANMLGEMMFGSVAMSYKGSTLKIHQIRSPPQLMLSKVFTARTGSSICGSLNTLQDSLEFINQDNSTLKADNNTVINGLLGNIGLSQFCSPRRAFSEQGPLRLIRSASFFAVHSNPMDMPGRDLNEDRDSGIARSASLSSLLITPFPSPNSSLTRSCASSYQRRWRRSQTTSLENGVFPRWSIEESFNLSDESCGPNPGIVRKKKIAIGVIFSLSKDEDENNKFNEFFFSHFPLFESHMNKLKSAIEQAMKMSRRSADASQRSLAYNRIVDALNEFRTTICNLYTMPRIGEPVWLTMMSGTPEKNQLCHRFMKEFTFLMENASKNQFLPALITAVLTNHLAWVPTVMPNGQPPIKIFLEKHSSQSVDMLAKTHPYNPLWAQLGDLYGAIGSPVRLARTVVVGKRQDMVQRLLYFLTYFIRCSELQETHLLENGEDEAIVMPGTVITTTLEKGEIEESEYVLITMHRNKSSLLFKDPEETRTPNCNCKYCSRPLLGQNIENVSQQEREDIQNSSKELLGISDECQMISPSDCQDENAVDVKQFRDKLRTCLDTKLETVVCTGSAPVDKCALSKSGLEPAEETWHSEELLSSGNHTGKVLRSTGMVVEKKPPDKLVTAAFSCEASQTKVTFLIGDSMSPDSDTELRSQAVVDQITRHHTKPLKEGGANDQQHQETKQTTVKDQSGESDIPNMVSGETCELPCWNHSDPESMSLFDEYFNDDSIETRTIDDIIAVKTSTDIKEHCCMLEFSKGLCTKNSQQNSEFCKCVEKVHQDSCKTCFPQQDQRDTLSILVPHGDKESSEKKIAVGTEWDIPRNESSDSALGDSESEDTGHDMTRQVSSYYGGEQEDWAEEDEIPFPGSKLIEVSAVQPNIANFGRSLLGGYCSSYVPDFVLQGIGSDERLRQCLVSDLSHAVQHPVLDEPIAEAVCIIADMDKWTVQVASSQRRMTDNKLGKEVLVSSLVSNLLHSTLQLYKHNLSPNFCVMHLEDRLQELYFKSKMLSEYLRGQMRVHVKELGVVLGIESSDLPLLAAVASTHSPYVAQILL
- the FNIP1 gene encoding folliculin-interacting protein 1 isoform X4, giving the protein MTSSSDVKDQCPKYQGSRCSSDANMLGEMMFGSVAMSYKGSTLKIHQIRSPPQLMLSKVFTARTGSSICGSLNTLQDSLEFINQDNSTLKADNNTVINGLLGNIGLSQFCSPRRAFSEQGPLRLIRSASFFAVHSNPMDMPGRDLNEDRDSGIARSASLSSLLITPFPSPNSSLTRSCASSYQRRWRRSQTTSLENGVFPRWSIEESFNLSDESCGPNPGIVRKKKIAIGVIFSLSKDEDENNKFNEFFFSHFPLFESHMNKLKSAIEQAMKMSRRSADASQRSLAYNRIVDALNEFRTTICNLYTMPRIGEPVWLTMMSGTPEKNQLCHRFMKEFTFLMENASKNQFLPALITAVLTNHLAWVPTVMPNGQPPIKIFLEKHSSQSVDMLAKTHPYNPLWAQLGDLYGAIGSPVRLARTVVVGKRQDMVQRLLYFLTYFIRCSELQETHLLENGEDEAIVMPGTVITTTLEKGEIEESEYVLITMHRNKSSLLFKDPEETRTPNCNCKYCSRPLLGQNIENVSQQEREDIQNSSKELLGISDECQMISPSDCQDENAVDVKQFRDKLRTCLDTKLETVVCTGSAPVDKCALSKSGLEPAEETWHSEELLSSGNHTGKVLRSTGMVVEKKPPDKLVTAAFSCEASQTKVTFLIGDSMSPDSDTELRSQAVVDQITRHHTKPLKEGGANDQQHQETKQTTVKDQSGESDIPNMVSGETCELPCWNHSDPESMSLFDEYFNDDSIETRTIDDIIAVKTSTDIKEHCCMLEFSKGLCTKNSQQNSEFCKCVEKVHQDSCKTCFPQQDQRDTLSILVPHGDKESSEKKIAVGTEWDIPRNESSDSALGDSESEDTGHDMTRQVSSYYGGEQEDWAEEDEIPFPGSKLIEVSAVQPNIANFGRSLLGGYCSSYVPDFVLQGIGSDERLRQCLVSDLSHAVQHPVLDEPIAEAVCIIADMDKWTVQVASSQRRMTDNKLGKEVLVSSLVSNLLHSTLQLYKHNLSPNFCVMHLEDRLQELYFKSKMLSEYLRGQMRVHVKELGVVLGIESSDLPLLAAVASTHSPYVAQILL